A single window of Deinococcota bacterium DNA harbors:
- a CDS encoding PIN domain-containing protein encodes MKVIVDTAVWSLALRRNRPVANEYVEQLEDLIVDGRVALLGAVRQEVLSGLRHAEQFERLKVSLRAFSNLELTVQDYELASEYFNLCRRNGVQGANTDFLICAAAVRRNHEILTTDKDFESFATLLPIHLLRPAV; translated from the coding sequence ATGAAGGTCATCGTCGATACGGCGGTGTGGTCGTTGGCGCTTAGACGAAACCGACCAGTTGCAAATGAATACGTCGAGCAGCTCGAGGATCTGATCGTCGACGGTCGCGTTGCACTGCTCGGAGCAGTAAGACAAGAGGTGCTCTCAGGTCTTCGTCATGCCGAGCAGTTTGAGCGGCTGAAAGTTTCGTTGCGTGCCTTTTCGAACCTCGAGCTAACCGTTCAGGACTACGAGTTGGCCTCGGAGTATTTCAACCTCTGTAGGAGGAACGGCGTTCAAGGCGCTAACACGGATTTTCTCATATGCGCAGCGGCAGTGCGGCGAAACCACGAGATTTTGACGACAGACAAGGATTTTGAGAGCTTCGCGACCTTGCTTCCTATCCATCTACTCCGCCCAGCGGTTTAA
- a CDS encoding type II toxin-antitoxin system VapB family antitoxin, with amino-acid sequence MATNLQIDDVLMQEALELGGHRTKRAVVEEALREYVMHRKQLRILELFGTIEYSDDYDYKTQRRRG; translated from the coding sequence ATGGCAACCAACCTTCAAATTGATGATGTGCTCATGCAAGAGGCACTCGAGCTAGGAGGTCATCGCACCAAGCGTGCCGTGGTTGAGGAAGCTCTGCGTGAGTATGTCATGCACCGCAAGCAACTTCGGATCCTCGAGCTCTTTGGCACCATCGAGTATAGTGACGACTACGACTACAAAACGCAACGACGAAGGGGATGA
- a CDS encoding DUF6364 family protein — translation MIEPAKRHAEKRGKTVSQMVSVYISLLDREGDVQEDALPPITRSLSGVLEGTETKREDYYLYLEEKHR, via the coding sequence GTGATCGAACCTGCCAAGCGCCACGCCGAGAAAAGAGGTAAAACCGTTTCGCAGATGGTCTCAGTCTACATATCCCTTCTCGATAGGGAAGGGGACGTTCAGGAGGACGCCTTGCCGCCTATCACCCGTTCGCTGAGCGGTGTGCTCGAGGGTACTGAGACCAAAAGAGAGGATTATTACCTATACCTCGAAGAGAAGCACCGTTGA
- a CDS encoding PIN domain-containing protein, whose product MRLLFDTNIVLDVLLRRQPFYAEAVRLLARVELGELHGYLGATTVTTLHYFMARAPARSRRARSFASSWLSSTSRSLRPSPTTRTLVLVEAARSVGVGALVTRNAKDFGRPSLTVYTPGEVLSALEARD is encoded by the coding sequence TTGAGGCTTCTCTTCGACACCAACATCGTTCTCGACGTGCTCTTGCGCCGTCAACCGTTTTACGCCGAGGCGGTGCGGCTTCTCGCCCGCGTTGAGCTCGGCGAGCTTCACGGCTACCTAGGGGCAACGACGGTCACGACCCTCCACTACTTCATGGCGAGGGCGCCGGCGCGCTCGCGGCGCGCTCGGAGCTTCGCAAGCTCATGGCTCTCTTCGACGTCGCGCTCGCTTCGCCCGTCGCCGACTACGAGGACGCTCGTCCTAGTCGAAGCGGCCAGGTCGGTCGGTGTCGGCGCGCTGGTGACGCGCAACGCCAAGGACTTTGGACGCCCTTCCCTGACGGTGTATACGCCAGGGGAGGTGCTGAGCGCATTGGAGGCGCGTGACTAG